A stretch of the Capsicum annuum cultivar UCD-10X-F1 chromosome 8, UCD10Xv1.1, whole genome shotgun sequence genome encodes the following:
- the LOC107840135 gene encoding uncharacterized protein LOC107840135 encodes MENYSYTSYPESGDSSPRSREIDFENNTAWEDPNQIPNYKVKFMCSYGGKIHPRPHDNQLAYIGGETKILSVDRNTKFPLLISKLAAICDTDTVSFKYQLPGEDLDALISVTNDDDLEHMMHEYDRLYRASPKPARLRLFLFPVNQPASVGSGVSQSRSFGSEDSKSDKDRFVDALNSGPAHASPTAGAVSQQVGNADFLFGSEKGMVPPHVKLRDPSAEQAVKEPEIPVHGVDDRLMGTDPIQKHIQDLQRLHLEEQQNLYRRKSDDNLTAAFTGGDYYVQRGPEKIASSTVPGTVPAPVGYWQEKQVPGGVLPPSSLGTEQPVYMIQAPAGAYHPHPQHPHFVRPMAGPPPGQGYYAVQRMPQEQYRDQPVYNVMPSLPQAVPTVAAAPPTLQSQGPPKVAGYSEGYGMVRPTATTMGVGVADASGGYTQMAYDGGVSRQMYYPPPPQGGVMAPPPPQPQYHAMPPQAVVSSDMRSQEAAKVVPVKATTQT; translated from the coding sequence ATGGAGAACTACTCCTACACTTCTTACCCTGAATCCGGTGACTCTTCTCCCCGTTCCCGTGAAATTGATTTCGAGAACAACACAGCATGGGAAGATCCGAATCAAATCCCTAATTATAAGGTTAAATTTATGTGTAGTTATGGTGGCAAGATTCATCCACGACCACATGATAATCAGCTTGCTTACATCGGCGGTGAAACCAAGATTCTCTCTGTTGATCGGAATACTAAGTTTCCGTTGCTCATTTCTAAGCTGGCTGCTATTTGTGATACTGATACTGTGTCGTTTAAGTATCAGCTACCAGGTGAGGACCTTGATGCTTTGATTTCTGTTACTAATGATGATGATCTTGAACATATGATGCATGAGTATGATCGTCTTTATAGAGCTTCGCCGAAGCCAGCTAGGTTGAGGCTGTTTTTGTTTCCGGTGAATCAGCCGGCGAGTGTTGGAAGTGGGGTGTCTCAGAGTAGGAGTTTTGGTTCGGAGGATTCGAAATCGGACAAGGATAGGTTTGTTGATGCGTTGAATTCCGGTCCGGCTCATGCGTCTCCGACTGCGGGAGCTGTTTCACAGCAGGTTGGGAACGCGGATTTTCTGTTTGGTTCGGAGAAGGGGATGGTACCTCCACATGTGAAATTGAGAGATCCGAGTGCTGAGCAAGCTGTTAAGGAACCGGAGATTCCGGTTCATGGAGTGGATGATCGGTTGATGGGGACTGATCCGATCCAGAAACACATTCAGGATCTGCAGAGGTTGCATCTAGAAGAGCAACAGAATCTGTATCGTCGGAAAAGTGACGATAATCTGACAGCGGCTTTCACCGGAGGTGACTATTATGTTCAGAGGGGACCAGAGAAAATAGCTTCTTCTACCGTGCCGGGAACAGTACCTGCACCGGTAGGCTATTGGCAGGAAAAGCAAGTCCCTGGAGGTGTACTACCGCCGAGCAGTCTCGGTACGGAACAACCAGTTTACATGATCCAAGCACCGGCCGGAGCATATCACCCACACCCGCAGCACCCACATTTTGTCAGGCCAATGGCAGGACCACCGCCAGGTCAAGGGTACTACGCCGTTCAAAGGATGCCACAGGAGCAGTACCGGGATCAACCAGTTTACAATGTCATGCCTAGTTTACCACAAGCAGTGCCGACAGTTGCAGCTGCACCACCAACTTTGCAATCTCAGGGACCGCCAAAGGTAGCTGGTTATTCAGAAGGATATGGCATGGTAAGACCAACAGCAACTACCATGGGAGTTGGAGTAGCAGATGCATCAGGTGGATACACACAGATGGCGTACGACGGTGGAGTAAGCCGGCAGATGTACTACCCTCCTCCTCCACAAGGCGGCGTAATGgcgccaccaccaccacaaccacaGTACCACGCAATGCCACCGCAAGCGGTTGTTAGCTCCGATATGAGAAGTCAAGAAGCTGCTAAGGTCGTTCCTGTCAAGGCTACTACGCAAACATGA